The Fortiea contorta PCC 7126 genome has a segment encoding these proteins:
- a CDS encoding Fur family transcriptional regulator, translating into MQKQAISTQPIRSLDDAIEKCQVLGMRVSRQRRFILELLWQANEHLSAREIYDRLNQQGKEIGHTSVYQNLEALSTQGIIECIERCDGRLYGNISDSHSHVNCLDTNQILDVHIELPEDFIRQVEAQTGVRITDYSINFYGYRHPQEG; encoded by the coding sequence ATGCAAAAGCAAGCAATATCTACACAACCAATTCGTTCTTTAGATGATGCTATTGAAAAGTGTCAAGTATTGGGTATGCGTGTCAGTCGCCAGCGGCGCTTTATTTTAGAATTACTTTGGCAAGCAAATGAGCATCTTTCTGCTAGAGAAATATATGACCGCTTAAATCAACAAGGTAAAGAAATCGGTCACACATCTGTTTATCAAAATTTAGAAGCGCTATCTACTCAAGGTATTATTGAGTGTATTGAACGCTGTGATGGTCGTTTATACGGCAATATCAGTGATTCTCACAGTCATGTTAACTGTCTAGATACTAATCAAATTCTGGATGTGCATATAGAACTACCAGAAGATTTTATCCGTCAAGTTGAAGCACAAACTGGAGTGCGGATTACTGACTATAGCATTAATTTTTATGGCTATCGCCATCCACAGGAAGGTTGA
- a CDS encoding CRR6 family NdhI maturation factor, whose amino-acid sequence MTITIAINTDSINNLDLSPASEVIDQLLQEGAVTSQEQQLRFAINYTLEPGDPREFAEIPEVRLWFLRLGARYPWLPFLLDWKAGEFARYTAMFVPHQFSAKEGIQYNPEALEIFLMHTVFILSDWLKQQNIPSQSRLKSMAQMLGYELEDGFFAIL is encoded by the coding sequence ATGACAATTACGATCGCCATCAACACTGACTCTATCAATAATCTTGACCTGTCACCTGCTTCAGAGGTGATTGATCAGCTACTACAAGAGGGAGCCGTAACCTCCCAAGAACAGCAGTTGCGGTTTGCAATAAACTATACCTTAGAACCTGGTGATCCAAGAGAATTTGCAGAAATTCCCGAAGTGCGGTTGTGGTTTCTCCGTTTGGGTGCTCGCTACCCCTGGTTGCCATTTTTGCTAGACTGGAAAGCCGGAGAATTTGCGCGTTACACGGCAATGTTTGTGCCTCATCAGTTTAGCGCCAAAGAGGGTATACAATACAATCCCGAAGCTCTAGAAATCTTTTTGATGCACACCGTCTTTATTTTGAGTGATTGGTTAAAACAGCAAAATATTCCCAGTCAATCACGATTAAAGTCGATGGCACAAATGTTAGGTTATGAATTAGAAGACGGCTTCTTTGCGATTTTGTGA
- a CDS encoding glycosyltransferase family 9 protein has translation MRVVALVPGGIGEQILLFPTLDNLKRYYPNAQIDVVVEPQAKAAYRVSKSVREVFTFDFNDRNSLADWGNLVGGIRDREYDVAIALRQSWWVGLLLWLTGIPTRIGYKGQGSAFLTKSLLFKANQYAATTYHELLQLLGVNSPTPELAVNIPKPDIEWAKQEQKRLGIDETGYVLIHSSANESSPNNIYPVENWQQIIQDFQHKQPNLPIVLIQKPDEEEYARSLADTFADVRVTSPDNVGKLAAMVGGASLMLTTNSVTTQLSVAVQTYTIALFGPTDPAQVLPKSDKFLAIKSSTGKVADISPSAVLEKIWGG, from the coding sequence ATGCGAGTAGTAGCCCTTGTACCTGGCGGAATTGGCGAGCAAATTCTCTTGTTTCCAACTCTAGATAATCTGAAGCGCTATTACCCCAACGCGCAGATAGATGTCGTAGTTGAACCCCAAGCAAAAGCAGCCTACCGAGTCAGCAAGTCTGTACGCGAGGTTTTTACCTTTGATTTTAACGATCGTAACAGTCTCGCCGATTGGGGAAACTTAGTCGGTGGAATTCGCGATCGCGAGTATGATGTTGCTATTGCTCTACGACAAAGTTGGTGGGTAGGTCTTTTGCTATGGTTAACCGGCATTCCCACACGCATCGGTTATAAAGGTCAAGGATCTGCTTTTTTGACTAAATCTTTGTTGTTCAAGGCAAACCAGTATGCCGCAACGACATATCATGAGCTATTACAGTTACTAGGTGTCAACTCTCCTACCCCAGAGTTAGCAGTCAATATTCCCAAACCAGATATCGAGTGGGCGAAACAAGAACAAAAACGTCTTGGGATAGATGAAACTGGTTACGTTTTGATTCATAGTAGTGCTAATGAGTCATCACCAAACAACATCTATCCTGTAGAAAATTGGCAACAAATCATCCAAGATTTTCAACACAAGCAACCTAATCTACCCATAGTCTTAATCCAAAAACCAGATGAAGAAGAATACGCGCGATCGCTTGCGGATACTTTTGCTGATGTTCGTGTAACTTCCCCTGATAATGTCGGTAAATTGGCAGCTATGGTTGGCGGTGCAAGCTTAATGCTCACTACCAACAGTGTAACCACACAACTAAGTGTAGCAGTCCAGACCTACACCATCGCCCTATTTGGCCCCACAGACCCAGCCCAGGTACTACCAAAAAGCGATAAATTTCTAGCTATTAAATCTTCCACAGGCAAAGTAGCAGATATTTCACCGTCAGCAGTTTTAGAGAAAATTTGGGGCGGCTAA
- the ispD gene encoding 2-C-methyl-D-erythritol 4-phosphate cytidylyltransferase, with product MYLLIPAAGVGKRMGSDRNKLLLTVRSQPIITWTLKAADAASTISWIGIISQPADWDDLKTILAQLQLSKPVELISGGATRQESVYNGLQALPPDATRVLIHDGARCLATPNLLDSCAHAIQHCSGLIAAVPVKDTIKVVDDNGVIQSTPDRRKLWAAQTPQGFDVSLLKQCHAEGVRQGWEVTDDAALFEKCGIEVQIVQGEETNLKVTTPQDLAIAEFILKSRERS from the coding sequence GTGTATTTATTAATCCCCGCAGCCGGAGTAGGCAAAAGGATGGGGAGCGATCGCAATAAACTTTTACTCACAGTGCGATCGCAACCTATTATTACTTGGACTCTCAAGGCCGCAGATGCGGCTAGTACTATCAGTTGGATTGGGATTATCTCTCAACCCGCTGACTGGGATGACTTGAAAACGATTTTGGCTCAATTGCAGTTGAGTAAGCCGGTGGAGCTAATTTCGGGCGGTGCTACCCGCCAAGAATCTGTTTACAATGGGTTGCAGGCATTGCCACCAGATGCGACACGAGTTTTAATTCATGATGGCGCTAGATGCCTAGCTACGCCAAATTTACTCGATTCCTGCGCCCATGCTATTCAACATTGTTCGGGATTGATTGCGGCTGTCCCAGTCAAAGATACGATCAAGGTAGTTGATGACAATGGCGTGATTCAAAGCACCCCCGATCGCCGAAAACTGTGGGCTGCCCAAACGCCTCAAGGATTTGATGTTAGTTTATTAAAACAGTGCCACGCTGAGGGAGTTCGTCAGGGTTGGGAAGTAACTGACGATGCGGCTCTATTTGAAAAGTGTGGTATTGAAGTCCAAATCGTTCAGGGAGAGGAAACCAACTTGAAAGTCACCACTCCGCAAGATTTAGCGATCGCTGAATTTATTCTTAAAAGTAGAGAGAGGAGTTAG
- the scpB gene encoding SMC-Scp complex subunit ScpB produces MITATATKIEAILYLKGKPLSLGEIAEYAACDRATIEEGIIELIDDYAHRDSALEVVETPNGYSLQLRSDFHDLVQTLIPVELGLGALRTLAAIALNSPILQSDLINLRGSGVYQHVPELVELGFVRKRRDSESRSYSLQVTPKFHQYFQIEQLPQILSTSPKEEQLELDLELEAK; encoded by the coding sequence ATGATCACAGCCACAGCGACTAAGATCGAAGCGATTCTCTATTTAAAAGGTAAGCCCTTGTCGCTCGGCGAAATTGCCGAGTATGCAGCGTGCGATCGCGCCACCATTGAGGAAGGCATAATTGAGTTAATTGATGACTATGCCCATCGTGATAGCGCCCTCGAAGTTGTCGAAACACCAAACGGTTATAGTTTGCAACTGCGGTCTGATTTTCATGATCTAGTGCAAACACTGATTCCGGTAGAATTAGGATTAGGCGCATTGCGAACCTTAGCAGCGATCGCTCTCAATAGCCCCATTCTGCAAAGTGACTTAATTAATCTACGGGGTTCGGGAGTTTATCAACATGTTCCGGAACTTGTAGAACTCGGCTTCGTTCGCAAACGTCGAGACAGCGAATCTCGCTCCTATTCCCTACAAGTCACCCCTAAATTTCACCAATATTTCCAAATCGAGCAGCTCCCCCAAATATTATCCACCAGTCCCAAGGAAGAACAACTAGAACTGGATCTAGAGCTAGAAGCAAAATGA
- the infC gene encoding translation initiation factor IF-3, whose product MPVIEKKRTRDLPQINERIRFPKIRVIDTDGAQLGIITPQEAIQLAEEKELDLVLLSDKADPPVCRIMDYGKYKFEQEKKAREARKKQHTADVKEVKMRYKIEEHDYNVRVKQAERFLKDGDKVKVTVMFRGREIQHSDLAEELLKQMATDLEPFGEVQQVPKKEGRNMMMLLSPKK is encoded by the coding sequence ATGCCTGTGATTGAGAAAAAAAGAACTCGCGATCTGCCCCAAATTAACGAACGCATTCGGTTCCCAAAAATTCGGGTCATTGATACTGATGGCGCGCAATTGGGAATCATCACCCCGCAGGAAGCAATACAACTAGCGGAGGAAAAAGAGCTAGATTTGGTACTGCTCAGTGATAAGGCCGACCCGCCGGTTTGTCGAATCATGGACTACGGGAAGTACAAGTTTGAGCAAGAGAAGAAAGCGCGGGAAGCCCGGAAAAAGCAGCACACAGCTGATGTCAAAGAAGTGAAGATGCGCTACAAGATAGAAGAACACGATTACAACGTGCGTGTCAAGCAAGCAGAGCGCTTTCTCAAAGATGGTGACAAAGTGAAAGTGACTGTGATGTTCCGGGGTCGAGAAATTCAACACAGCGATTTAGCAGAAGAATTACTCAAACAAATGGCGACTGATTTAGAGCCGTTTGGTGAAGTGCAGCAAGTCCCGAAAAAGGAAGGGCGAAATATGATGATGTTGCTTTCACCGAAGAAATAA
- a CDS encoding MFS transporter, whose protein sequence is MELKNHSFATNKSTLARVLRWVNLRPEESERTLMMFAFYTFICVGLRWAEDSTVALFLDEYGAETLPLVYIASAAMGVGIVFLYSWLQKIFPLRWVIVAIAPCMVMPLILLVLLRWGIHVSYLAVMIVFLMRLWVDALYVVNDLNTSIVANQLFNIREIKRTYPLISSGLLVADVISGFSLPWLLEFAKLNKVILIACALVILSSGILFYLSHRYRKAFPDAPQRLISSEQASRHRRIEAPLNRYKWQLFAFIGLLQVIGLLIDFQYLRELKSSFGDRELASFLGLFGGIVGLCELLTQWFISSRIIERLGVFYAAAILPIAVGFLVPGAIALLSLFPGMQLQSFFWGLVSLKFCDELLRYTFVMSSGPVLYQPIPERIRSRAQTLSGGSAEAIATGLAGLIIALTLLFSGQFIPAWLQKWVFIGETVLVAATCLKVVLILRSRYVDLLVLSADRGALSATNVGLRVFQQGVVKALGEKGNATDKRSCIELLAQIDPQGAVEVLAPLLVKLPPDLQSQSLEVMLTADINPIYLPAVRPLLDQSQGTITPEVFALALRYVWLAEPHPNLALLEEYLHPQQNSLIRATAAALLLRQGTPMQRVAATKTMRWMLTHQQEWERVNGVKALREAVYLQALRIHIPNLLQDKSLRVRWAVLEMIAATHLEEYYSALLGALYYKSTRNTAMRALAQLENEALEMLLQLATNVYQPEVVRMYAWRTIGHISTPEAMDCLWQHLETSWGNSRYHILRSLLKIHKQPEITSLEDRFYESRVEAFIEQELKFLGEIYAAYLDLNIQKDLQNPPANENIIAVYELLQKALLELEIDVKERVLLLLKLLYPPEKMQAATFNLRSESGVNLARGLEILDHTVNLPVKSLLLNILDQRSHQEKLYLLAASGLIEYQPLLISDRLPRLLTQANFLSDWCLACCFHVAQTSRIRLTIPEIVATLRHPTGFVREAAIAYLSMVSRRVLLEILPQLQKDQHPLVIAQVKELMEKYQLQNYRIKHKV, encoded by the coding sequence ATGGAACTGAAAAATCACTCTTTTGCTACAAATAAAAGCACGCTGGCGCGAGTACTGCGGTGGGTGAATCTCCGACCGGAGGAGAGCGAACGAACGCTAATGATGTTTGCTTTTTATACTTTTATTTGCGTAGGATTACGTTGGGCAGAGGATAGTACAGTAGCGTTGTTTTTAGATGAATATGGTGCAGAAACACTACCTTTGGTATATATCGCTAGTGCGGCGATGGGTGTGGGGATAGTTTTTTTATACTCTTGGTTACAAAAGATTTTTCCTCTGCGTTGGGTGATTGTGGCGATCGCACCTTGTATGGTGATGCCGTTGATTTTATTGGTTTTGTTGCGCTGGGGGATACATGTTTCTTATTTAGCGGTGATGATTGTGTTTCTGATGCGGCTATGGGTAGACGCGCTGTATGTAGTCAATGACCTCAACACCTCTATTGTCGCTAATCAATTATTCAATATTCGAGAGATTAAGCGCACTTACCCACTGATCAGTAGTGGTTTGTTGGTAGCTGATGTGATTAGTGGTTTTAGTTTGCCTTGGTTGTTGGAATTTGCCAAGCTCAACAAGGTGATTTTAATCGCCTGTGCGCTTGTGATTCTCAGTTCAGGAATCCTGTTTTATCTGAGTCATCGCTATCGAAAAGCTTTTCCCGATGCGCCACAACGATTAATTTCCTCAGAACAAGCTTCCCGTCACCGTCGCATTGAAGCACCGCTAAACCGCTATAAATGGCAGTTATTCGCCTTTATTGGCTTGTTGCAGGTAATTGGGCTATTAATCGATTTTCAGTATTTGCGGGAGTTAAAATCTAGCTTTGGCGATCGCGAATTAGCGAGTTTTTTGGGTTTATTTGGGGGGATTGTCGGACTGTGTGAATTACTGACGCAGTGGTTTATTTCCAGTCGGATCATTGAACGATTGGGAGTATTTTACGCTGCAGCAATTTTACCGATCGCTGTCGGCTTTTTAGTTCCAGGAGCGATCGCATTGCTGTCTTTATTTCCGGGAATGCAATTGCAAAGCTTTTTTTGGGGGTTAGTGAGTCTCAAATTCTGCGACGAGCTGCTACGCTACACCTTTGTGATGAGTAGTGGCCCGGTACTATATCAACCAATTCCAGAGCGGATTCGCTCTCGAGCGCAGACATTATCAGGAGGAAGCGCAGAAGCGATCGCTACAGGTTTGGCGGGATTAATAATTGCTCTGACGCTGCTATTTTCTGGACAATTTATTCCTGCGTGGTTACAAAAATGGGTGTTTATTGGGGAAACAGTACTGGTCGCCGCTACTTGTTTAAAAGTAGTTTTGATTCTGCGATCGCGCTATGTTGACTTGCTAGTCTTGAGTGCGGATAGGGGAGCGTTGAGTGCAACTAATGTGGGCTTACGAGTCTTCCAGCAGGGTGTAGTTAAAGCTTTAGGAGAGAAGGGTAATGCTACAGATAAACGCTCTTGTATTGAACTTTTAGCCCAAATCGACCCCCAAGGTGCGGTGGAAGTTTTAGCACCACTGCTAGTCAAACTACCTCCAGATTTGCAATCTCAAAGCCTAGAAGTGATGCTCACAGCAGATATCAATCCCATTTATTTACCTGCTGTCCGTCCTTTGCTAGATCAATCTCAGGGAACTATCACCCCGGAAGTTTTCGCCCTAGCACTGCGCTATGTTTGGTTAGCCGAACCCCATCCTAATTTAGCTTTATTAGAAGAATACCTACATCCACAACAAAACTCCCTGATTCGCGCCACTGCTGCTGCTTTGCTGTTGCGTCAGGGAACACCAATGCAAAGAGTAGCAGCTACTAAAACTATGCGTTGGATGCTGACTCATCAGCAAGAGTGGGAACGGGTGAATGGCGTTAAAGCCCTCAGAGAAGCAGTTTATTTGCAGGCTTTACGAATTCATATCCCCAATTTATTGCAGGATAAATCACTACGGGTGCGCTGGGCTGTGTTGGAAATGATCGCCGCTACCCATTTAGAGGAATACTATTCGGCATTACTGGGAGCACTTTATTATAAGTCCACCCGTAACACAGCCATGCGTGCTTTAGCGCAACTAGAAAATGAAGCTTTAGAAATGCTATTACAACTAGCTACCAATGTTTATCAACCAGAAGTAGTACGGATGTATGCTTGGCGTACCATTGGTCACATCAGCACTCCAGAGGCGATGGATTGTTTATGGCAGCATTTAGAAACATCTTGGGGTAATTCCAGATATCATATCCTTCGCAGCTTATTAAAAATCCACAAACAACCGGAAATTACTAGTTTAGAAGATAGATTTTATGAAAGTCGGGTAGAAGCTTTTATTGAGCAGGAATTAAAATTTTTGGGCGAGATTTATGCGGCTTATCTAGACTTGAACATCCAAAAAGATTTGCAAAATCCACCAGCCAACGAAAACATTATTGCCGTTTATGAGTTACTACAAAAAGCGCTTTTAGAATTAGAAATAGATGTTAAAGAGAGAGTGTTATTATTACTGAAGCTGCTGTATCCTCCAGAAAAAATGCAAGCAGCAACATTCAATCTCCGGTCAGAATCAGGAGTTAACTTGGCACGGGGGTTAGAAATTTTAGACCATACGGTGAATTTGCCTGTAAAGTCTTTATTGCTGAATATTTTAGATCAGCGATCGCACCAAGAAAAATTATATCTGCTGGCAGCATCTGGTTTAATAGAATATCAGCCGCTGTTAATTAGCGATCGCCTACCCAGGCTACTCACACAAGCTAATTTTTTGTCTGATTGGTGTTTGGCTTGCTGTTTTCATGTCGCTCAAACTAGCCGTATCCGCCTCACAATCCCAGAAATTGTCGCTACTCTGCGTCATCCCACAGGTTTTGTCAGAGAAGCGGCGATCGCATATTTGAGCATGGTTTCCCGTCGCGTTCTCCTGGAAATTTTACCCCAGCTACAAAAAGACCAGCACCCGTTAGTAATTGCTCAAGTTAAAGAATTGATGGAAAAATATCAACTCCAAAACTACAGAATTAAACACAAAGTTTGA
- the ureC gene encoding urease subunit alpha, translating to MPYRMERRAYAETYGPTVGDRIRLADTELFIEVEQDFTNYGDEVKFGGGKVIRDGMGQSPISNSDGAVDLVITNALILDWWGVVKADIGIKDGKIFKIGKAGNPYIQDNIDIIIGPGTEALAGEGMIITAGGIDSHIHFICPQQIEVAIASGITTMIGGGTGPATGTNATTCTPGPWNIYRMLQAADAFPVNLGFLGKGNASQPQGLVEQIAAGVIGLKLHEDWGTTPATIDTSLTVADEYDVQVAIHTDTLNEAGFVEDTIAAFKNRTIHTYHTEGAGGGHAPDIIKVCGQANVLPSSTNPTRPYTVNTLEEHLDMLMVCHHLDSGIPEDVAFAESRIRRETIAAEDILHDLGAFSMISSDSQAMGRVGEVIIRTWQTSHKMKIQRGSLAGDGLADNHRAKRYVAKYTINPAITHGISQYVGSVEAGKLADLCLWRPAFFGVKPELVIKGGMIAWSQMGDANASIPTPQPVHMRPMFGSFAGARHATSLTFVSQAALKREIPQQLGLQKTAVAVSGTRQLTKRDLQLNDALPHIEVDPETYEVRADGELLTCEPATVLPMAQRYFLF from the coding sequence ATGCCTTACAGAATGGAACGCCGCGCCTACGCAGAAACCTATGGGCCGACAGTAGGCGATCGCATCAGACTTGCTGACACAGAATTATTTATCGAAGTGGAACAAGATTTCACCAATTACGGCGATGAAGTCAAGTTTGGCGGTGGGAAAGTTATTAGAGATGGGATGGGACAATCGCCTATTTCTAATAGTGATGGAGCGGTAGATTTAGTTATTACTAATGCTTTGATTCTCGATTGGTGGGGTGTTGTTAAAGCAGATATTGGCATTAAAGATGGCAAAATTTTTAAAATTGGTAAAGCTGGAAATCCTTATATTCAAGACAATATAGATATTATTATTGGCCCAGGAACTGAAGCTTTAGCCGGGGAAGGGATGATTATCACGGCTGGTGGTATAGATAGCCATATTCATTTTATTTGTCCTCAGCAGATTGAAGTAGCGATCGCTTCGGGAATTACTACCATGATTGGCGGTGGTACTGGCCCCGCCACGGGTACAAATGCTACTACCTGCACTCCTGGCCCGTGGAACATTTACCGAATGCTACAAGCGGCTGATGCTTTTCCTGTCAATTTGGGTTTTTTGGGTAAAGGTAATGCTAGTCAACCCCAGGGATTGGTGGAACAAATCGCAGCGGGTGTAATTGGTTTAAAGCTGCATGAAGATTGGGGAACGACGCCTGCGACAATTGATACCAGCTTAACTGTTGCTGATGAGTATGATGTGCAAGTAGCTATTCATACTGATACCCTCAATGAAGCTGGATTCGTGGAAGACACCATCGCGGCTTTTAAAAATCGCACCATCCACACTTACCATACAGAAGGCGCGGGGGGAGGACACGCACCAGATATTATCAAGGTTTGTGGACAAGCTAATGTGCTTCCTTCTTCCACCAACCCCACGCGCCCTTACACTGTCAACACTTTAGAAGAACACCTGGATATGTTGATGGTTTGTCACCACCTCGATTCGGGAATTCCGGAAGATGTAGCTTTTGCTGAGTCCCGCATCCGTCGAGAAACCATCGCCGCTGAAGACATTTTGCATGATTTGGGCGCTTTCAGCATGATTTCTTCCGACTCCCAAGCCATGGGTAGGGTGGGAGAAGTAATAATTCGCACTTGGCAGACATCCCATAAAATGAAGATACAGCGTGGAAGCCTTGCGGGAGATGGGTTAGCGGATAATCATCGAGCCAAGCGATATGTGGCAAAATACACTATTAATCCAGCAATTACTCACGGAATTTCTCAGTATGTAGGGTCTGTGGAAGCAGGAAAACTCGCAGATTTATGTTTGTGGCGTCCAGCCTTTTTTGGCGTCAAGCCAGAGTTGGTAATTAAGGGTGGTATGATTGCATGGTCACAGATGGGCGACGCTAACGCCAGTATTCCCACTCCGCAACCAGTGCATATGCGACCGATGTTTGGTAGTTTTGCGGGAGCGCGCCACGCCACATCATTAACTTTTGTTTCTCAAGCAGCATTAAAAAGGGAAATTCCTCAACAGTTGGGTTTGCAAAAAACAGCAGTTGCAGTTTCTGGAACTCGCCAATTAACTAAGCGAGATTTGCAGCTAAATGATGCTTTACCGCATATTGAAGTAGATCCGGAAACTTATGAAGTGAGGGCTGATGGCGAATTATTAACTTGCGAACCAGCAACAGTTTTACCCATGGCGCAGCGATACTTTTTGTTTTAA
- a CDS encoding urease subunit beta gives MIPGEIITVSGEIELNAGRKTIKLSVSNTGDRPIQIGSHFHFYEVNSALKFDREQAKGTRLDIPAGTAVRFEPGDEKEVTLVPLVGTRQVYGFNAKISGNL, from the coding sequence ATGATTCCTGGAGAAATTATTACAGTATCAGGTGAAATAGAACTAAATGCTGGTCGTAAAACTATAAAATTGAGCGTGTCAAATACAGGCGATCGCCCTATACAAATTGGTTCCCATTTTCACTTTTATGAAGTCAATTCTGCCTTAAAATTTGATAGAGAACAAGCGAAAGGAACGCGCCTTGATATTCCTGCTGGTACAGCAGTCCGTTTTGAACCAGGTGATGAAAAAGAAGTGACTTTAGTTCCTTTAGTTGGTACTCGCCAAGTCTACGGCTTCAACGCCAAAATTAGCGGAAACCTCTAA
- the ureA gene encoding urease subunit gamma, translating into MQLTPQEKDKLLIFTAALLAERRKTRGLKLNYPEAIAYISAAILEGARDGQTVAELMSYGTTLLTRDDVMEGVPEMIHDVQVEATFPDGTKLVTVHNPIR; encoded by the coding sequence ATGCAACTAACGCCACAAGAAAAAGATAAATTATTAATTTTTACCGCTGCTTTATTAGCAGAAAGGCGTAAAACCAGAGGTTTGAAACTGAATTATCCAGAAGCAATTGCTTATATTTCTGCTGCTATTTTGGAAGGCGCTAGAGACGGACAAACAGTAGCAGAATTAATGAGTTATGGCACAACTTTATTAACAAGAGATGATGTCATGGAAGGTGTGCCAGAAATGATTCATGATGTGCAAGTAGAGGCGACTTTTCCTGATGGGACAAAGTTAGTGACAGTACATAATCCTATTCGTTAG
- a CDS encoding urease accessory protein UreD codes for MTCNPQITEGWHGQLNLVYADRHNSTQLIYNHHQAPLKVQRPFYPEGEKVCHSIILHTAGGIVGGDRLSSKIHLQPDAQAVITTAAASKIYRSNGLPATQTINLKIDTGACLEWLPQETILFNDGIYRQDLRVELATGASFLGWEITRFGRTARGEKFYSGEWRSHTEIWQHNIPLWIDRQWLPGNQDVFHSPHGLSGKPIVGTFVWVGDVVSAEIVETARNLWNGEGETGVTLLTHGFLCRYRGDSTSEVRNWFMAVWQMLRISVWKRSNCIPRVWQV; via the coding sequence ATGACCTGCAATCCTCAAATAACAGAAGGTTGGCATGGACAGCTTAATTTAGTCTATGCCGATCGCCACAATTCCACTCAATTAATTTACAATCACCATCAAGCACCGTTGAAGGTGCAACGCCCATTTTATCCAGAGGGTGAAAAAGTTTGCCACAGCATTATTTTACACACTGCTGGGGGAATTGTGGGAGGCGATCGCCTATCCTCTAAAATTCATCTCCAACCCGACGCGCAAGCAGTAATCACCACCGCTGCGGCTAGTAAGATATATCGCAGTAACGGCTTACCAGCTACGCAAACCATAAACCTAAAAATTGATACTGGCGCTTGCTTAGAATGGCTCCCGCAAGAAACAATATTATTTAACGATGGGATTTACCGGCAAGATTTACGGGTAGAATTAGCAACCGGAGCTAGTTTTTTAGGCTGGGAGATTACCCGATTTGGTCGCACTGCTAGAGGTGAAAAATTTTACTCTGGAGAATGGCGATCGCATACCGAAATCTGGCAACATAATATACCATTATGGATTGATCGCCAATGGCTACCCGGTAATCAAGATGTCTTCCACAGTCCCCACGGCTTGTCTGGAAAGCCGATAGTCGGGACATTTGTTTGGGTTGGTGATGTTGTGTCAGCGGAAATTGTCGAAACAGCGCGCAACTTGTGGAACGGTGAGGGAGAAACTGGTGTTACCCTTTTAACTCATGGATTTTTGTGTCGATATCGCGGTGATTCCACATCCGAGGTGAGAAACTGGTTTATGGCTGTGTGGCAAATGCTACGAATATCTGTTTGGAAACGCAGTAACTGCATACCAAGAGTTTGGCAGGTTTGA
- a CDS encoding class I SAM-dependent methyltransferase, producing the protein MSKTVKTLLHTLNPLNRFSDRAGDYVKYRPSYPSATIDIILEGLNNSPIIAADIGAGTGISSRLLAERGVNVIAIEPNAAMRAAAESHPLVELRDGTAEFTQLADNSVDLVTCFQAFHWFNPEPTLSEFHRILKPSGRLAVVWNNRDQKDALTAEYSRIVREASNNHPAESRMESVEPLLKTPNFVNIKEYTFVYRQELNLDRLIGRAMSVSYLPREGLVYEGVIADLQDLYQQFRNEQGFINMVYRTSLYIGTAISA; encoded by the coding sequence ATGAGCAAAACTGTCAAAACTCTCCTACACACTCTCAATCCCCTAAATCGATTTTCTGACAGAGCAGGAGATTATGTAAAATATCGCCCCAGTTATCCATCAGCAACTATTGACATTATCTTAGAAGGATTGAATAATTCGCCAATTATAGCTGCTGATATTGGCGCGGGTACAGGAATTTCTTCTCGTTTATTAGCTGAACGCGGAGTTAATGTAATCGCAATAGAACCAAATGCAGCTATGAGAGCAGCGGCTGAATCTCACCCTCTAGTAGAGTTGCGTGATGGGACAGCAGAGTTTACTCAATTAGCTGATAATTCTGTTGATTTGGTAACTTGTTTTCAAGCTTTCCATTGGTTTAACCCTGAACCAACTTTGTCGGAGTTTCACCGAATTTTAAAACCGTCGGGGAGGTTGGCTGTAGTGTGGAATAACCGCGATCAAAAAGATGCTTTAACCGCAGAATATAGCCGCATAGTCAGAGAAGCATCAAACAATCACCCAGCAGAATCGCGGATGGAGTCGGTAGAACCTCTGTTAAAAACTCCTAATTTTGTGAATATCAAAGAATATACATTTGTTTATCGCCAAGAATTAAATTTAGATAGATTAATTGGACGAGCGATGAGTGTTTCTTACCTACCTCGTGAAGGTTTGGTATATGAGGGAGTGATTGCTGATTTACAAGATTTATATCAGCAGTTTCGTAATGAACAAGGATTTATAAATATGGTTTATCGCACGAGTCTATACATTGGTACAGCGATTTCAGCATAA